Proteins encoded together in one Dehalococcoidales bacterium window:
- a CDS encoding nitroreductase family protein, with the protein MLRDIVLKNRSYRRFYQDVAIELETLRELVDLARLSPSAANRQALKYILSSDPEKNALIYPNIRMDGNPPEGERPSGYVIILEDTTIKLILACDYGIAAQTIHLGAVEKGLGGCMIGNVDRNGLRKALEIPAQYEILLVLALGKPIETMVIEPVGEDGATQQWWDNDRVRHVPKRSLDELIVG; encoded by the coding sequence GTGTTAAGGGATATAGTGCTAAAGAACAGAAGCTATCGGCGATTCTACCAGGATGTTGCAATAGAGCTCGAGACATTAAGAGAGCTTGTTGACCTGGCGAGATTATCGCCGTCAGCAGCCAACCGACAGGCCCTGAAATACATTCTTTCCAGTGACCCGGAGAAAAATGCCTTAATCTATCCGAATATTCGCATGGATGGTAACCCACCTGAAGGCGAAAGACCGTCAGGGTATGTCATCATCCTTGAAGATACAACGATAAAACTTATTCTGGCATGTGACTACGGGATAGCGGCCCAGACGATTCATCTGGGTGCCGTAGAAAAGGGTCTTGGCGGCTGTATGATAGGTAACGTTGACAGGAACGGACTCCGCAAAGCCCTGGAGATACCTGCACAATATGAGATTTTGCTGGTACTGGCCCTGGGTAAACCAATAGAAACGATGGTTATCGAGCCTGTTGGGGAGGATGGAGCTACCCAGCAATGGTGGGATAACGACCGTGTGCGCCATGTTCCCAAGCGCTCTCTGGATGAGCTTATCGTGGGTTAA
- a CDS encoding DUF3303 family protein, with protein sequence MAKYLLLWELNQDKMPDDPKARGEGWAMMLDMIKQDLETGIHSDWGTFVGEMRGYTVMENDPVELMKLIQRFAPFVVFEVHQVVSVDDVMKVAKSLSG encoded by the coding sequence ATGGCAAAGTACCTGCTACTCTGGGAACTGAACCAAGACAAGATGCCCGATGACCCGAAAGCGCGCGGCGAAGGTTGGGCCATGATGCTTGATATGATCAAGCAGGACCTGGAAACCGGGATCCACAGTGACTGGGGAACCTTCGTCGGCGAGATGAGGGGATACACCGTCATGGAAAACGACCCGGTGGAACTCATGAAGCTCATCCAGCGTTTCGCCCCTTTCGTCGTCTTCGAAGTGCACCAGGTAGTGTCCGTGGACGACGTCATGAAGGTCGCCAAGTCCCTGTCCGGTTAG